Proteins from a single region of Pseudopedobacter saltans DSM 12145:
- a CDS encoding ComF family protein: MNLFNTYLSDFCSLFFPALCCGCKTTLLRQEELLCTKCIYNLPYTNHNLQENNQLEKIFWGRVNILGASAFLYFKQGGTVQRIMHQLKYNNRPDLGFLLGELYGKHLIKHTEFKDYDAIIPVPLYRTKEKKRGYNQSEKIALGLGQSLDIPVNNSLLVRVKSTDSQVHKNRISRYENLKHSFIVKNNQPNLKKVILIDDTITTGSTLEACIEALNHNGIHEITVLGIAYAT, encoded by the coding sequence ACATATCTCTCCGATTTTTGTTCGCTTTTCTTTCCAGCACTTTGTTGTGGATGCAAAACTACTCTTTTAAGGCAGGAAGAACTGCTTTGCACAAAATGTATCTATAATCTTCCATACACAAACCATAATCTTCAGGAAAATAATCAACTGGAAAAAATATTTTGGGGTAGGGTTAATATATTGGGTGCTTCTGCATTCCTTTATTTTAAACAGGGCGGAACCGTTCAACGGATTATGCATCAACTGAAGTATAACAATCGCCCTGACTTGGGTTTCTTGCTTGGCGAGTTATATGGAAAGCATTTAATTAAACACACAGAATTTAAAGATTACGATGCGATTATTCCCGTACCTCTATACCGTACGAAAGAGAAGAAAAGAGGGTATAATCAAAGTGAGAAAATTGCTTTGGGATTGGGCCAGAGTTTAGATATCCCTGTAAATAATAGCCTTCTTGTTAGGGTAAAAAGTACAGATAGTCAGGTTCATAAAAATAGAATATCTCGTTATGAAAATTTAAAACATTCATTTATCGTCAAAAACAATCAACCCAATTTAAAGAAAGTCATCCTTATAGACGACACTATAACTACCGGATCTACGTTGGAGGCTTGCATTGAAGCCCTAAATCATAACGGCATACACGAAATTACAGTGCTTGGAATTGCTTATGCCACTTAA
- a CDS encoding serine hydroxymethyltransferase: MKRDEIIFDLINEELQRQEHGIELIASENFVSKQVMEAAGSVLTNKYAEGLPGKRYYGGCEVVDEIENIAIERAKQLFNAEWVNVQPHSGAQANTAVFLAVLKPGDKILGFDLAHGGHLTHGSPVNFSGKVYQPFFYGVDEETGLINYKQLEEVALREKPKLIICGASAYSRDWDYPFIRSVADKIGALVLADISHPAGLIARGLLTDPLPHCHIVTTTTHKTLRGPRGGIIMMGKDFDNPWGLTTPKGEIRKMSAILDSAVFPGTQGGPLEHIIAAKAIAFGEALSDEYMEYVLQVKKNADALAKELVARDYKLISGGTDNHLMLIDLSNKNITGKAAEEALGKADITVNKNMVPFDKRSPFVTSGIRIGSAAISSRGLKEAEMVKIIGLIDDVINNHDNEDRLEEIREEVNALMKAFPLYS, translated from the coding sequence ATGAAAAGGGACGAAATTATTTTTGATTTAATCAACGAAGAATTACAAAGGCAGGAGCATGGCATAGAACTTATTGCTTCTGAAAATTTTGTTAGCAAGCAAGTTATGGAGGCCGCAGGTTCTGTTTTAACCAACAAATATGCAGAAGGGCTTCCGGGTAAACGTTATTACGGAGGATGTGAGGTAGTTGATGAGATTGAAAATATTGCTATCGAAAGAGCTAAACAATTATTTAATGCAGAATGGGTTAATGTTCAACCTCATTCAGGAGCACAAGCAAACACAGCTGTATTTCTTGCAGTTTTAAAACCAGGAGATAAAATATTAGGTTTTGATTTAGCTCACGGAGGTCACTTAACACATGGCTCGCCGGTAAACTTTTCGGGTAAGGTATATCAGCCGTTTTTCTATGGAGTAGACGAAGAAACCGGTTTAATCAACTATAAACAATTAGAAGAAGTAGCATTAAGAGAAAAACCAAAATTGATTATCTGTGGTGCTTCCGCTTATTCAAGAGATTGGGATTATCCATTTATTCGTTCTGTTGCAGATAAAATTGGGGCGTTGGTATTAGCGGATATTTCGCATCCTGCAGGTTTAATAGCCAGAGGGCTGTTAACAGATCCACTTCCACATTGCCACATTGTAACTACTACTACTCATAAAACTTTAAGAGGACCAAGAGGTGGTATTATTATGATGGGTAAAGATTTTGATAATCCGTGGGGATTAACTACTCCAAAAGGTGAAATCAGAAAAATGTCGGCAATTTTAGATAGCGCTGTATTTCCAGGTACTCAAGGAGGTCCGTTAGAACATATCATCGCCGCTAAAGCTATTGCTTTTGGCGAGGCATTAAGCGACGAATACATGGAGTATGTACTTCAGGTAAAGAAAAATGCAGATGCGCTGGCAAAAGAGTTAGTAGCGAGAGATTATAAATTAATATCCGGTGGTACAGATAACCATTTGATGCTGATTGACCTGTCAAATAAAAATATCACTGGAAAAGCTGCAGAAGAGGCTTTAGGAAAGGCTGATATTACAGTAAATAAAAATATGGTTCCATTTGATAAGAGATCACCATTTGTGACTTCTGGAATTCGTATCGGATCGGCAGCTATATCCAGCCGTGGTTTAAAGGAAGCGGAAATGGTTAAAATTATCGGATTGATCGATGATGTAATCAATAACCATGACAACGAGGATCGTCTGGAAGAGATTAGAGAGGAAGTAAATGCGTTAATGAAAGCATTCCCTTTATACAGCTAA
- a CDS encoding segregation and condensation protein A: METAENFSIKLPIFEGPFDLLLFFIERDELDIHNIPIARITDDFLDYIHQMNSLNMELASEFIFVASTLMRIKAKMLLPRVEVDEQGNEIDLKQNLIQKLIEYKRFKDVTETFKELEGERFYKEKRGNILDDVKRFEDSGTGKEELSSFDLYRLLRIYHRMMRNYSIRSEEVKHTVEKYPYTIEEQKLVITQLLNINARLDFKNIVQNSKDKVQFVYNFLAVLEMLQQQLINIQIGLGFNNFWIVNRKEEPVQ, encoded by the coding sequence ATGGAGACGGCAGAAAATTTTTCTATAAAACTACCCATTTTTGAAGGCCCTTTCGACTTACTGCTCTTTTTTATTGAGAGAGACGAGTTGGATATCCATAATATTCCAATCGCCCGAATTACAGATGATTTTTTGGATTATATCCATCAGATGAATTCACTGAATATGGAGTTGGCAAGTGAATTTATTTTTGTTGCTTCTACCTTGATGAGGATTAAGGCCAAAATGCTGCTTCCGAGAGTCGAAGTGGATGAACAGGGTAACGAGATTGACCTAAAACAGAACCTTATTCAGAAATTAATCGAGTATAAACGTTTTAAAGATGTAACGGAAACATTTAAAGAGTTAGAAGGTGAACGGTTTTATAAGGAGAAAAGAGGTAATATTCTGGATGATGTAAAGCGATTTGAGGATAGCGGTACCGGAAAAGAAGAACTATCTTCCTTTGATTTATATAGATTATTGCGAATATATCATCGCATGATGCGGAACTACAGCATTCGGTCTGAGGAGGTTAAACACACCGTAGAGAAATACCCCTACACTATTGAGGAACAAAAGCTGGTTATCACTCAGTTGCTAAATATCAACGCTCGGTTAGATTTTAAAAATATTGTCCAAAATTCTAAAGACAAAGTTCAATTTGTTTATAATTTCCTCGCGGTGTTGGAAATGCTGCAACAGCAATTGATAAATATTCAGATTGGTTTAGGTTTCAATAACTTTTGGATTGTAAACAGGAAAGAAGAGCCTGTTCAATAA
- the dxs gene encoding 1-deoxy-D-xylulose-5-phosphate synthase, with the protein MEVKAGKLLSQINIPSDLKKFKEEDLVEICKELRQYIIDVVSVNGGHFASSLGVVELTVALHYVMNTPYDRLVWDVGHQAYGHKILTDRRNVFHTNRIYGGISGFPKRSESEYDTFGVGHSSTSISAALGMAVASQLKGETDRQHVAIIGDGSMTAGMAFEALNHGGTEKSNLLVILNDNCMSIDPNVGALKDYLTNIAISKTYNKFRDDVSAVLTKISELGPNAHQIVKTIEKTIKGSLLHKSNFFEALNFRYFGPIDGHDVNNLVKVLNDLKDIPGPKLLHCVTVKGKGYALAEKDQTKWHSPGLFNKITGEIKKSTPKAIQGPKYQDVFGNTIVELAEKNEKILGVTPAMPSGCSLNIMMKAMPNRAFDVGIAEQHAVTFSAGLAAEGFIPFCNIYSSFMQRAYDQVIHDVALQKLPVVFCLDRAGIAGSDGPTHHGAYDLAYFRCIPNMVVSAPMNEEELRNLMYTAQLQNQGPFSIRYPRGNGVMPDWERPFQEIIIGKGRKICDGEDIAILSIGHIGNEAVKACLELNQEGYFPAHYDMRFAKPIDEQLLHEVFKKYKHIITVEDGCIIGGMGSAVLEFMADHNYTANVKRLGIPDRIIEHGEQPELWAECGYDAIAIIETVKSLGEAKITKELAG; encoded by the coding sequence ATGGAAGTAAAGGCGGGAAAGCTACTATCTCAAATAAATATACCTTCTGATTTAAAGAAATTTAAAGAAGAAGACTTAGTCGAAATTTGTAAAGAATTGCGACAATATATTATCGATGTAGTTTCTGTAAATGGCGGACATTTCGCATCCAGTTTAGGCGTGGTAGAACTTACCGTTGCTTTGCACTATGTCATGAATACACCTTACGATCGCCTGGTTTGGGATGTAGGTCATCAGGCATATGGTCATAAAATATTAACAGACAGAAGAAACGTATTCCATACAAATAGAATTTACGGTGGTATTAGTGGTTTTCCAAAGCGTTCCGAAAGCGAGTATGATACTTTCGGTGTAGGGCACTCTTCTACTTCAATCTCTGCGGCTTTGGGAATGGCCGTGGCTTCTCAATTAAAAGGTGAAACGGACAGACAGCATGTCGCTATAATTGGTGACGGATCTATGACTGCGGGGATGGCTTTTGAAGCTTTAAATCATGGCGGCACTGAAAAATCCAATCTTTTGGTTATTCTGAATGATAACTGCATGTCTATCGATCCTAATGTTGGTGCTCTGAAAGATTACCTTACCAACATCGCCATCAGTAAAACATATAATAAATTCAGGGATGATGTTTCGGCTGTTTTAACTAAAATATCTGAACTCGGCCCCAATGCCCATCAGATTGTTAAAACAATCGAAAAAACGATTAAAGGTAGCTTACTACATAAAAGTAATTTCTTCGAGGCTTTAAACTTCAGGTATTTCGGACCTATAGATGGTCACGATGTAAACAATCTGGTTAAGGTTTTGAATGACCTGAAAGATATTCCGGGCCCTAAATTGTTGCATTGTGTTACTGTGAAGGGAAAAGGCTATGCGCTTGCCGAGAAAGACCAAACTAAATGGCATTCACCGGGACTTTTCAATAAAATAACCGGAGAAATTAAAAAATCTACACCAAAAGCTATCCAGGGACCTAAATATCAGGACGTTTTCGGAAATACCATTGTTGAGCTGGCCGAAAAAAACGAGAAGATACTTGGAGTAACACCGGCCATGCCTTCAGGATGTTCATTAAATATCATGATGAAAGCCATGCCTAATCGTGCTTTCGATGTTGGTATTGCTGAACAACATGCCGTAACTTTTTCTGCCGGACTTGCAGCAGAAGGTTTTATTCCTTTCTGCAACATCTATTCCAGCTTTATGCAAAGAGCATATGATCAGGTGATCCATGATGTTGCTCTTCAAAAACTTCCTGTGGTATTTTGTCTGGACAGGGCAGGTATTGCCGGTTCTGATGGGCCGACCCATCATGGAGCTTATGATTTAGCGTATTTCAGATGCATACCTAACATGGTTGTTTCTGCACCAATGAATGAAGAAGAGCTCAGAAACCTAATGTACACGGCTCAACTACAAAACCAAGGGCCTTTTTCTATAAGGTATCCCAGAGGAAACGGGGTTATGCCAGATTGGGAACGACCATTTCAGGAAATCATCATCGGAAAAGGCCGTAAAATTTGTGATGGTGAAGATATAGCCATACTTTCCATTGGGCATATTGGAAACGAAGCTGTAAAAGCTTGTTTAGAACTTAATCAAGAAGGCTACTTTCCTGCTCACTATGATATGCGCTTTGCCAAACCTATTGATGAACAATTATTACACGAAGTTTTCAAAAAGTACAAACACATCATTACTGTAGAGGATGGATGTATAATCGGAGGAATGGGTAGCGCGGTTTTAGAATTCATGGCAGACCATAATTATACTGCAAATGTGAAACGCTTAGGAATTCCAGACAGAATAATCGAACATGGTGAACAACCTGAACTTTGGGCAGAATGTGGTTATGATGCAATTGCAATAATAGAAACTGTCAAATCTTTAGGCGAAGCCAAAATTACAAAGGAATTGGCGGGGTGA
- a CDS encoding Gfo/Idh/MocA family protein, giving the protein MNKLGFAIVGVGNIGKKYARIIKSLPNADLIAAVDTDFNKRKNLDALIPFFLSIEDFLEHKIPVDIVCICTPNGFHPEHTIKCLNAGYHVICEKPVALSINDVYAMLEAERKSQKSVFAVMQNRYSPVSIWLKKLMEQKRLGEILYVQVNCFWNRNQEYYQESSWRASANLGGGPLYTQFSHFIDLMIWLCGYPIEVSADTYTLNPSVKTDFDDSGNIKFKLKNGGRGTFNYSNAAWATNIESSLTIIGSKGNVKVGGQYMEKLDFVQVEDSINLPVFEELSAANNYKFYKGSADKHDEFLKRVISCVNEKRGPEINLMDELYVINFIEQALLSCLQSKSY; this is encoded by the coding sequence ATGAACAAACTGGGATTTGCCATCGTAGGAGTTGGAAATATAGGCAAGAAATACGCAAGAATAATAAAATCTCTGCCTAATGCAGACTTAATCGCCGCTGTAGATACAGATTTTAACAAACGTAAAAATCTGGATGCCTTAATACCTTTTTTTCTTTCAATTGAGGATTTTCTGGAACACAAAATCCCGGTGGATATTGTATGCATATGCACTCCTAACGGTTTTCATCCGGAGCATACTATTAAATGCCTGAATGCCGGATATCATGTAATTTGTGAAAAACCGGTAGCATTGAGTATAAATGATGTTTATGCTATGCTTGAAGCTGAACGCAAATCCCAAAAAAGTGTTTTCGCTGTAATGCAAAACAGATACAGTCCGGTTTCTATATGGCTAAAAAAACTAATGGAGCAAAAAAGATTAGGGGAAATACTTTATGTCCAGGTAAATTGCTTTTGGAATAGAAATCAAGAATATTATCAGGAATCATCATGGAGAGCTTCTGCTAATTTAGGAGGAGGTCCTTTATACACACAATTTAGCCACTTTATAGATCTTATGATCTGGCTTTGTGGTTACCCCATAGAAGTTTCTGCAGACACTTATACTTTAAACCCTTCAGTTAAAACAGATTTTGACGATAGTGGAAACATCAAATTCAAATTAAAAAATGGTGGCAGGGGCACTTTTAACTATAGTAACGCCGCATGGGCAACAAATATAGAAAGCAGCTTAACTATTATTGGTTCTAAAGGAAATGTAAAAGTTGGTGGGCAGTATATGGAGAAGCTAGACTTCGTACAGGTAGAAGACAGTATTAATCTGCCTGTTTTTGAGGAATTGTCTGCAGCAAACAATTATAAGTTTTATAAAGGCTCCGCAGACAAGCATGATGAATTTTTAAAACGCGTTATTTCTTGCGTAAATGAAAAGCGAGGGCCAGAAATTAATCTTATGGATGAACTTTATGTAATTAATTTTATTGAACAGGCTCTTCTTTCCTGTTTACAATCCAAAAGTTATTGA
- a CDS encoding right-handed parallel beta-helix repeat-containing protein, whose translation MRFFFLFFLSVIFFFTACKENSSIETSPNARLFFSTDSVLFDTIFTSKSSTTRAIKIFNYNKSKILVDELSLAGGDNSNFKININGLTTNKLSGIEIPGNDSIYVFIKASIDPNSSDSPFLVEDSLLLTYNQKTKKLPLVAYGQNAIYINNQTLTGNIILKKGKPYVLSGSNILSENANLELEAGTRMYFHKKAKLVLNGNLRANGTLKDSIVFASDRTERIYRDEPGQWEGIYISDTSKENIMNYCIIKNAITGIYIDSSKLETHPKLLLTNSIIKNHQVAGVIADNSVVVGINNLLFNCGRHLLAILNGGRFEFYQNTFAGYNFSLSRTTPSISVSNGKNTDLTASFINNIIWGNNRNELELKKNGNRNFDVLFKSNLIKTTDTEAVFGNNNTFNTDPIFLNTRHYLFWLSIESPFAKSGEAIKSTLYSDFIKTDLAGLDRIFPSTLGCFEKK comes from the coding sequence ATGAGATTTTTTTTCCTATTCTTTTTGTCGGTAATTTTCTTCTTTACAGCTTGTAAGGAAAACTCTTCGATAGAGACAAGTCCCAATGCAAGACTTTTCTTTTCTACGGATTCTGTATTGTTTGATACAATTTTCACATCTAAATCAAGTACAACAAGGGCGATAAAAATATTCAATTATAACAAATCGAAAATTTTGGTTGACGAGCTTAGCCTGGCCGGAGGCGACAATTCCAACTTTAAAATAAACATCAATGGTTTAACGACAAATAAATTGAGCGGAATTGAAATTCCCGGCAACGATTCTATTTATGTTTTTATAAAAGCTTCGATAGATCCAAACAGTTCGGATTCGCCTTTTTTAGTAGAGGATTCTTTGCTACTAACCTACAATCAGAAAACAAAAAAACTACCTTTGGTCGCCTACGGCCAAAATGCTATTTATATAAACAACCAGACTTTAACCGGAAATATTATCTTAAAAAAAGGAAAGCCTTATGTTCTTTCGGGTAGCAATATCCTCTCCGAAAATGCAAATTTGGAATTGGAAGCAGGCACCAGAATGTACTTCCACAAAAAAGCAAAACTTGTCTTAAATGGTAATTTAAGGGCAAATGGCACTTTAAAAGATTCTATTGTCTTCGCTAGCGACAGAACGGAAAGAATTTATCGAGACGAGCCAGGCCAATGGGAGGGCATTTATATTTCAGATACATCTAAAGAAAACATTATGAATTATTGCATTATAAAAAATGCGATAACAGGAATATATATAGATTCATCCAAATTAGAAACACATCCAAAATTATTGTTAACAAACAGTATTATAAAAAATCATCAGGTTGCAGGAGTAATAGCAGACAATTCTGTAGTTGTAGGCATCAATAATCTTTTATTTAATTGTGGCAGACATTTATTAGCTATTTTAAACGGTGGAAGATTTGAATTTTATCAAAATACATTTGCAGGCTACAATTTCTCCCTATCCAGAACAACTCCATCAATATCGGTGTCCAATGGAAAAAACACTGATTTAACAGCCAGTTTTATTAACAATATTATTTGGGGAAATAACAGAAATGAATTGGAGTTGAAAAAAAATGGAAATAGAAATTTCGATGTATTATTTAAAAGCAACCTCATAAAGACTACTGATACTGAAGCTGTGTTCGGCAACAATAATACTTTTAATACAGACCCTATCTTCCTGAATACCAGACATTATTTATTTTGGCTTAGTATAGAAAGTCCATTTGCAAAGTCTGGGGAAGCAATTAAAAGCACTCTATATAGTGATTTTATAAAAACAGATTTGGCTGGATTAGATCGAATTTTCCCTTCTACATTGGGATGTTTTGAAAAAAAATGA
- a CDS encoding response regulator: MEKSSIHLFVVDDDEINILISRKVLSKYFSNIEFEMDGNNALEKILSKKFDLVLLDVNMPDISGFDIVRTVRAQPEEYFKQLPIIANTASILPDDIQNILKVGFTTYQSKPLRVDVLLREIDKLTLGVHS, encoded by the coding sequence ATGGAAAAAAGTTCAATTCATTTATTTGTTGTCGACGACGATGAGATTAACATATTGATATCGAGGAAAGTACTGTCTAAATATTTTAGTAATATAGAGTTCGAAATGGACGGCAATAATGCACTGGAAAAAATTCTCTCAAAGAAATTCGATTTGGTGTTATTAGATGTTAATATGCCTGATATAAGCGGTTTTGATATTGTTAGGACAGTTAGAGCGCAACCAGAAGAATATTTCAAGCAATTGCCAATTATAGCAAATACAGCGTCAATCTTGCCGGATGATATACAAAATATTTTAAAAGTTGGTTTTACCACTTATCAATCAAAGCCATTACGAGTAGATGTCTTGCTTCGGGAAATAGATAAACTTACTTTGGGCGTACATTCTTAA
- a CDS encoding glycosyltransferase family protein — protein sequence MDVIILAYDLFKNTTSTNRYKVLVEVLSRKSSINVQVIDFHFENSKFSTISCDIENVDTFILKEKVRIVYPRAKNIQKFVLHSKSNYLKYIYQLLFKEEVITPRDNNLFIDLIKKSGNKGYIIVSGAPYGIFKYASKMTKKLGFELILDYRDPWTFGYQNLNGFKLAYKLKRTMLQGMERKLLKQASLITTVSETLKSYFPSEFQHKIHVIPNGSNYVAADIKPKEDKTFNIVYIGTIYNDQLQDNTFFLALKKFLYQKDQESIKLQFLGSFYTTALKEKIEEFDLSHITTITKRLKKDELLPYLNNTNIFLHLKYGDRSGIITSKQADYLFFRKPILLPVSDKGDLAESISKHKAGYICKDQVDIVRTLNMLYSKFLNGEVVEIVQSEEMLKHNSREAIAERFVGLILENK from the coding sequence ATGGATGTCATCATACTGGCATATGATCTGTTTAAAAATACAACATCAACTAATCGATATAAAGTATTAGTAGAAGTTTTGAGTAGAAAAAGCTCCATTAACGTCCAGGTTATCGACTTTCATTTTGAAAACAGTAAGTTCAGCACCATCTCTTGTGATATTGAAAATGTTGACACTTTTATTTTAAAAGAAAAAGTTAGGATTGTTTATCCGCGAGCGAAGAATATACAGAAGTTTGTCTTACATTCGAAGTCTAACTATTTGAAGTATATCTATCAATTATTGTTTAAGGAAGAAGTAATAACCCCAAGAGACAATAATTTATTTATTGATCTTATAAAGAAGTCTGGCAACAAAGGATATATAATAGTGTCGGGAGCTCCTTATGGTATATTTAAATATGCCTCCAAAATGACTAAAAAGTTAGGGTTTGAACTAATTTTGGATTATAGAGATCCCTGGACTTTTGGTTATCAGAACTTAAATGGATTTAAATTAGCATACAAGCTGAAAAGAACTATGCTCCAAGGGATGGAAAGGAAACTACTAAAACAAGCATCATTAATAACCACCGTATCCGAAACTTTAAAGAGTTATTTTCCATCAGAGTTTCAACATAAAATCCATGTAATTCCAAATGGGAGTAATTATGTAGCAGCAGATATCAAACCAAAAGAAGATAAAACATTTAATATTGTTTATATTGGAACTATTTATAATGATCAGCTACAGGATAATACCTTTTTTCTGGCTTTAAAGAAATTCCTATATCAAAAAGATCAGGAAAGTATTAAATTACAGTTCTTAGGATCATTTTATACAACAGCATTAAAAGAAAAAATTGAGGAATTTGATTTGTCGCATATAACGACAATAACCAAACGATTGAAAAAAGACGAATTATTGCCTTATTTAAATAACACTAATATTTTTTTGCATTTGAAATATGGCGATCGATCCGGGATTATTACATCTAAACAAGCCGATTACCTGTTTTTTAGAAAACCTATTTTATTGCCAGTATCAGACAAAGGCGATTTAGCTGAGAGTATTTCTAAACATAAAGCAGGGTATATTTGTAAGGATCAAGTAGATATTGTGCGAACTTTAAATATGCTGTATAGTAAGTTCTTAAACGGAGAAGTTGTTGAGATTGTGCAGTCAGAAGAAATGTTAAAGCACAATTCAAGAGAAGCTATCGCCGAACGCTTTGTCGGTCTCATTTTGGAAAACAAATAA
- a CDS encoding polysaccharide biosynthesis protein yields MFRRINIVPRWLIFCLDLLCCALSMGLAYFIKYDFSINHIDIQELSRNLLIFGLINCIVFFNVKTYAGIVRYTSAQDSFRILFAISLSNGLFILANIVSLSLGKDVFISNVVIVITGLCSFVMLITYRVLVKYFFVYIKNLRLDKKRVVIFGAGETGIATKRALDTDPKINMSVVAFVDNDPRKSSKVVDNVKIYHADYLERILLEEKIDSLIFTAPGMKTEEKNKVVDLCLDNNVKVLNVPLVRTWVKGTVKTTQIKDVKIEDLLERDPIIIGESILNEQLSGKRILVTGAAGSIGSEIVRQLAKFNPQTIILNDIAETPLHELQLELQDNNLLNNFIAFIGDVRNKSRMEHLFETFKPHYVYHAAAYKHVPMMEHNPSEAICTNVGGTKNMADLAVKHGAIKFVMVSTDKAVNPTNVMGASKRIAEIYVQSLFCSSANGEKTRFITTRFGNVLGSNGSVIPRFREQIQKGGPLTVTHPDITRYFMTIPEACRLVLEAGSMGKGGEIYIFDMGQSVKIVELAKKMIRLSGFIPNQDIKIEFTGLRPGEKLYEELLNDKENTMPTHHEKIMIAKVIPYEFESVSIHIEDLVTLACNYQDKEVVRLMKKIVPEFKSNNSTYEELDKELEFADA; encoded by the coding sequence ATGTTTAGACGAATAAACATTGTTCCGCGTTGGTTAATCTTCTGCCTGGATTTGCTGTGTTGTGCCCTATCCATGGGTTTGGCCTACTTTATAAAATACGATTTCAGCATTAATCATATAGATATACAAGAGTTGAGCAGGAATCTATTGATTTTTGGACTGATTAATTGTATTGTGTTCTTTAATGTAAAGACCTATGCGGGTATTGTGAGATATACCAGCGCTCAGGATTCTTTTAGAATTCTGTTTGCCATTTCTTTAAGCAACGGACTTTTTATTTTAGCGAATATTGTTTCCTTGTCTTTAGGGAAAGATGTTTTCATATCCAATGTAGTTATTGTAATAACCGGGCTTTGTAGTTTCGTTATGCTGATTACGTATAGGGTTTTGGTAAAGTACTTTTTTGTTTATATCAAAAATCTGCGTCTGGATAAAAAGAGGGTGGTGATATTTGGAGCTGGAGAAACTGGGATTGCGACAAAGCGAGCACTGGATACGGATCCTAAAATTAATATGAGCGTTGTTGCCTTTGTGGACAACGACCCCCGTAAAAGCAGTAAGGTAGTTGATAATGTTAAAATTTACCATGCAGACTATCTGGAAAGGATCTTATTGGAAGAAAAAATAGATAGCCTGATCTTTACTGCGCCCGGGATGAAAACCGAGGAGAAAAACAAAGTTGTTGATCTTTGTCTGGACAATAATGTAAAGGTATTGAATGTACCTTTGGTGAGAACCTGGGTAAAGGGTACGGTTAAAACAACCCAGATAAAAGATGTTAAAATTGAGGATTTACTGGAACGCGACCCGATAATTATTGGTGAAAGCATATTAAACGAGCAGTTATCCGGCAAACGAATATTGGTTACGGGGGCTGCAGGTTCCATAGGTAGCGAGATTGTAAGGCAATTGGCTAAATTCAACCCCCAGACAATTATTTTAAATGATATTGCGGAAACGCCATTGCATGAACTTCAGCTGGAGCTTCAAGATAATAATTTGCTAAATAATTTCATAGCGTTTATTGGTGATGTTAGGAATAAATCCAGGATGGAACACCTGTTTGAAACTTTTAAACCGCACTATGTATACCATGCTGCGGCCTATAAGCATGTCCCCATGATGGAACATAATCCTTCGGAGGCCATCTGTACTAACGTTGGTGGAACTAAAAACATGGCTGATTTGGCGGTAAAACACGGGGCTATTAAATTTGTAATGGTTTCTACTGATAAGGCAGTAAATCCAACAAATGTAATGGGAGCGTCTAAGCGGATTGCGGAGATTTATGTGCAGTCACTTTTCTGTTCTTCCGCTAATGGAGAGAAAACAAGATTTATCACGACCCGTTTTGGAAATGTTTTGGGGTCAAATGGTTCAGTAATACCGCGTTTCCGCGAGCAGATACAAAAAGGAGGACCACTGACGGTAACCCACCCGGATATTACCCGTTATTTTATGACCATTCCGGAAGCTTGCAGATTGGTGCTGGAAGCCGGGTCGATGGGGAAAGGCGGAGAGATTTATATTTTTGATATGGGGCAATCTGTAAAGATTGTGGAACTAGCTAAAAAGATGATTCGGCTTTCTGGCTTTATTCCGAATCAGGATATTAAAATTGAATTTACTGGCCTAAGGCCTGGCGAAAAACTATACGAAGAACTTCTTAATGATAAGGAAAATACAATGCCGACGCATCATGAAAAAATTATGATCGCTAAGGTTATTCCTTATGAGTTTGAATCGGTAAGTATTCATATAGAAGATCTTGTGACGTTGGCATGTAACTATCAGGATAAAGAGGTTGTGAGGTTGATGAAAAAAATAGTTCCGGAGTTTAAAAGTAATAACTCGACTTACGAAGAGTTAGATAAAGAATTAGAATTTGCAGATGCGTAA